A single window of Ictalurus furcatus strain D&B chromosome 3, Billie_1.0, whole genome shotgun sequence DNA harbors:
- the LOC128605055 gene encoding uncharacterized protein LOC128605055, with product MSKRCGENSCNLGTAIKFRRCDDDGLCTFEQRCNTETLQGLIRTMEDLNRQQSTTDTLLDLLNIVRSMAEVQTEPLPNSLLDIGSNSLLDSDSNSQQVGCGSDGQSFNPSEPNFGLSEAAIESIVREGGSVGDYTVVPRRRFNGLEIRRRINMRVITAPDLAAYAIFLHDIMSEIVSFSRLLAGDGGLINITLRGPSLPSDVNAVLSPDNDYDLHIFTQQLENIMQSNSDVRADECLDLYVSIARGKHGGAYRKIRDLAHNEVIARNRMNLFCPNNISNNLCFAICLSHFLQPHASCGELESLAASLQKTAGYSVQQKIGFNDITRFERLLHVKIVVFHRTCSGLLEHFTNNDEPHNKTVFLYLHNEHYFLIKNLKAFIGTPYVCEHCYRGFTSRRDHRTENEDYVGPYPDKHFYGYETMSDKERALFDEWYVTVSEASGFPAHVMTDADKESYISDYFEKEGIKMDAERATGNLRWAPISVI from the exons atgtcaaagcggTGTGGTGAAAACTCGTGTAATCTGGGAACTGCAATTAAATTTAGAAGATGCGACGACGATGGTCTGTGTACTTTTGAACAGCGTTGCAATACAGAGACGTTACAGGGTTTAATTCGGACAATGGAGGATCTGAATAGACAGCAGTCTACCACCGATACTTTGTTGGACTTATTAAACATTGTTAGATCAATGGCTGAGGTTCAAACAGAGCCGCTGCCTAATTCGTTGTTAGACATCGGTTCAAATTCGTTGTTAGACAGCgattcaaattcacagcagGTGGGGTGCGGGTCGGACGGTCAATCGTTTAATCCTTCGGAACCAAATTTTGGGTTATCCGAAGCCGCTATTGAGTCTATCGTAAGAGAGGGTGGGTCTGTTGGTGATTATACGGTGGTACCGAGACGCAGATTTAATGGTTTGGAGATACGGCGTCGTATAAACATGCGTGTGATAACCGCTCCAGACCTGGCAGCGTacgctatatttctgcatgatatcatgtctgaaatagtgtcgttttccagactgctggccGGCGATGGGGGCTTAATCAACATTACCTTGAGAGGCCCTAGTCTACCCTCTGACGTTAACGCTGTCTTGTCACCTGATAACGATTACGAtttgcacatattcacacaacaACTAGAGAACATTATGCAGAGTAATTCTGACGTACGGGCTGATGAATGTCTAGATCTGTACGTGTCTATAGCTCGCGGTAAACACGGTGGCGCTTATCGAAAGATACGTGATTTAGCTCATAACGAGGTGATtgccagaaacagaatgaatctgttctgtcccaacaacatatctaacaatctgtgttttgcGATCTGTCTGTCCCATTTTCTACAACCGCATGCGTCATGTGGTGAACTCGAGTCGTTAGCCGCGTCTCTACAGAAAACTGCAGGGTATTCGGTACAACAAAAGATagggtttaatgacatcacacgaTTTGAACGGttgttacatgttaaaatagTGGTGTTCCATAGGACATGTTCTGGTCTGTTGGAACACTTTACGAACAATGACGAGCCTCATAATAAGACCGTGTTCTTGTATTTACACAACGAACATTATTTCTTGATTAAGAACCTAAAAGCATTCATCGGTACACCATACGTGTGCGAACACTGCTATCGTGGTTTTACTAGCCGCAGAGACCACAG AACCGAAAATGAAGACTACGTAGGCCCATACCCTGATAAGCATTTCTACGGCTATGAGACAATGTCTGACAAAGAGAGGGCTCTGTTTGATGAGTGGTATGTTACGGTGTCGG